The DNA sequence ATGTGATCGCTCATGTGGGTTGTTTAAACATATATTGTTGCTATTCCCTGCTCCTACCTCTGtggtgaatttaaaaaaaaaatatctctctCAACACACAATCAATCTGCAACCTTATACTTTGATGAAAATACTGTGCTTGAATCTGAAATCAAAAGAGATATAATTCTACAAGGCACATAATAAAATGTGTGGATGAAACAAGATCTAAAGGTCACCCTTTCCAACTGATTCACGGTTCTCTTGCATTAGATTCAGTTCCTCCTTGGGAACCCATTCAtattacacacatactgtaaaagcCACTAAAACATTGATGCATACAGCCacgcacacacacgtgcacacacacgcgcacacacacacgtgcagtgTAGACATATAAGGCACCAGGTGTGAGAGTGAGGACTTCAGTCTCCTAGGCAACAGTGCAGAGGGCCATCAGAGAAGGGTGCAGGGACAGCCACCACTCTTCTGCTTCCCAGCGTGATTAGAAGGGAGCGGTGGACTCTCTGTTTCCTGAAACTTCCTGAAGAGGGAAGGCAATGCAAGTTCATCACAATGCACTGATTGTCAATGTCATTCGCAACTTCTCTTTATCTGAAATACCTTATTGCTCGCACAACCTCCATAAAGGCTTCATCTACATTGTGGCGGTTCTTAGCTGACGACTCCATATAGTGGATCCTATTTTCTCGGGCAAACCCCAGGGCTTCCTCTCTTGAgatctacaaaaaaaataaaaaataaataaacccatCTCGAGAATTGCCAgactagggatgtcaaaagtactggcACTTTGataccaagtcaatactaaaattaaaaagatgtaataaaCTAGactttctgcagtaccggtagtacagaGTACTGACTCATTTCATTCCCACACACTTTGTGATTGACAGACAGCTTACGAGCACGTGTGCTCTGTGAGTGGTCGCAACAATGCGGATATATgtctaaatggtcaaatacacaaatCCATTCAAAATACCTCTCTTGGCAAGGTATTAATGGAATCGtaaaccaaaaaatgaaaattctctcatcatttacccaccctcacggcatcccagatgtgtacttactttcttctgcagaacacaaattaagatttttagaataatatctcagttctgtaagtccatacaatgcaatagAATGGTgaccataaaaataatccatatgactccagaggttaaatccatttctactgaagcaacatgataggggtggttgagaaacagatcaatatttaagtccttttttactgcaaATCTACATTTcttggaagtgactttcactttcacattcagccacgtACTGGACAGAGCCAGTCAAAGGTGGAGatgtagagtaaaaaaggacttcaatattgatgtgtttctcacccacacttatatcacttctgaagatatggagttgtatgaatttattttatgctgccttcatgtgctttttggaccttctgagttctggtcaccattcacttgcattgtatggacctgcagagctgagatattattctaaaaatcttaatttgtgttctgcaaaagaaattcatacacatctgggatggcatgagggtgagtaaataatgagagaatgttcatttttgggttaactatccctttaattatattagttcttttttttttttttgctttgccgTTGGATCAAAATTGGTTTTGGGAAATTTTACTGCTATTAGTATTGACTAAAATTTTGGTCTCGTGACAACCCTATCCCAGactatttcaaatgttttttcttcaaaaaatacaCTCATCAGTGCATCATTACCACTCTCTGCTGGTCAAGATCTGATTTGTTGCCAACAAGGACCATGGGAAAGTCATCTCGATCTTTCACCCGCAAAATCTGAGTGTGAAATTTCTGAATTTCATTATAACTGAAACAGAGAGAAACAACAAAGTTCATTAGCATTCTTATAGGAGAATGTGACATAGTAGCCAGTaaattgaattctatattaaaaaataataactataaaacttgATCTTCCATgcaatgcctgagaccgaatacTTGACTGCAGTTTGTAATGATCCGTGCCAATCAGAATATTTACTGTGACTCTGGAAAACACATCAAGTCTAACATCTGTGAGGATTCTTATTTTATAAAAACCTCTGCATTTACATTTAACCAGTTGTCACACAAATAGGCTCAAGTTCAGCAGCTGAGGTTCAACTCTGTGCAATCAACAACACGAACACTCATAACCTGCACTCTCATTCTCATAAACACATTGTGTGGTTTTGTCTTTGAAACGTACACAATCGTAGCCACATACTTTCGGTTCTTTTCTCAGTCATTCACAAGCTAGAAACCATCTGTGGGCGTGggcgagcgacgtctgtggagagcgaggctgggagaggaagagcggaaaggattgacacctgtgggaaatcacctctaacagctgttttgtgatgcagtgagagctggaggggtttaaaagggcagtccagaccgccggagaagagagagagagacacacacgaagCTGACTGCGTGTGCttatgttgagctgaaaagcaatCCGTTTGTGTAGACTGAAAAGTGTGCAAAATAAAGATTTACGTTGGATTATTtgccggctcccgcttcctccttcacaagaAAGTTAGTGATCTGTCACGCCATCTATTCCCCCATCctctcatacatacacacacacacaaacacaccaaggTTAACACCTACCTGCCACTGTCATTTAGAGCAAACACCAGTAAGAATCCCTCTCCAGAGCGCATGTACTGCTCTCTCATTGCTCCAAACTCTTCTTGTCCTGCTGTGTCAAGGACTAACGAACAggcaagcacacaaacacacataaatgaaaAATAAGCAGAGTTAAATAGAGGGGTACATGGAAGATGTCAAATccaatttttttccatacataACTAATTAAAACACACAAGGAACCGATCAACACTAAAAGTTtgcattaaaggagtagttcactgcaaaattaaaattctctatcatttattcaccctcatgcaatcaagtaatccatacaactccagtggttaaatccatgtcttcagaagcaatatgataggtgtgggtgagaaacagatcgatatttaagtccttttttactacaaattctcctccctgcccagtaggtgatatgcaagaaaaatacaaatcaacaaaaaaaaactcttaggagagaagagtgctttggagggctgaaagtggagattaatagtaaaa is a window from the Myxocyprinus asiaticus isolate MX2 ecotype Aquarium Trade chromosome 13, UBuf_Myxa_2, whole genome shotgun sequence genome containing:
- the LOC127450475 gene encoding ras-related protein R-Ras-like translates to MSTEERYKLVVVGGGGVGKSALTIQFIQSYFVSDYDPTIEDSYTKICTVDGKETRLDILDTAGQEEFGAMREQYMRSGEGFLLVFALNDSGSYNEIQKFHTQILRVKDRDDFPMVLVGNKSDLDQQRVISREEALGFARENRIHYMESSAKNRHNVDEAFMEVVRAIRKFQETESPPLPSNHAGKQKSGGCPCTLL